In one Candidatus Micrarchaeota archaeon genomic region, the following are encoded:
- a CDS encoding DUF5320 domain-containing protein has product MHGQCGYGYGFRGFLTKEERIELLKEYKESLENEAKGVSERIKELEKGN; this is encoded by the coding sequence ATGCATGGACAATGCGGATACGGGTACGGGTTCAGGGGGTTCCTCACGAAGGAGGAACGCATAGAGCTCCTCAAGGAATACAAGGAATCGCTGGAAAATGAGGCAAAGGGCGTTTCCGAGAGGATAAAGGAGCTAGAAAAGGGGAACTAG
- a CDS encoding PadR family transcriptional regulator translates to MHDYGCDMRGLLSFQILFLLSKRPMHGEEIAQEIKRRRGEKPKAGTIYPALKELSSKGLIHGRKEGKTVVYSITADGRESLRRAMRYFLRSFGDMLIGRSK, encoded by the coding sequence ATGCACGATTATGGATGCGACATGCGCGGGCTTCTATCCTTCCAGATACTGTTCCTGCTCTCCAAAAGGCCGATGCACGGGGAGGAGATAGCCCAGGAGATAAAAAGGAGGAGGGGGGAGAAGCCCAAGGCTGGTACCATATACCCGGCATTGAAGGAGCTGAGCTCCAAGGGGCTGATACATGGAAGGAAGGAGGGCAAGACAGTGGTATACTCGATAACAGCTGATGGGAGGGAGTCGCTGAGGCGCGCTATGAGGTACTTCCTGCGTTCTTTCGGCGACATGCTGATAGGCAGGAGTAAATAG
- a CDS encoding CAP domain-containing protein, which yields MGVITGILLLIVIVLLVVVFYPKIIAAIHLAGSLISNAHLGSNYSFPNVSTNQSNHTVSSGPAVNYALELINKDRSSHGLKNVTLSPISSAQQHAASMLRYGYFSHWDIYGMKPYMRYTLVGGLGSVQENVAYTKSGVKACLGTLCTSYGNLNVTSSLSQMEYNMVYNDSACCNNGHRDNILDPNHNQVSIGIAYNSTTVYFVEDFINNYITWLNSTPSINNNDQMVFEGGITPGYSLSTIEVSYDQPLLNMSQSQLDQTSEYGYGQPVAGIVSSPVDYYPSLTTIVADTYYIKGNDFLVSFNMNKLIKDNGPGEYTVSIWLNGTSANNSFIGSTYTIFVDQNGNVYQPSKV from the coding sequence ATGGGAGTAATTACAGGAATATTGCTGCTGATAGTGATCGTGCTGCTCGTGGTCGTATTTTATCCCAAGATAATTGCCGCGATACACCTTGCAGGATCGCTGATATCCAACGCGCACCTCGGCTCCAACTACAGCTTTCCTAACGTAAGCACAAACCAGTCAAACCATACTGTAAGTTCCGGGCCAGCCGTGAACTACGCCCTTGAGCTCATAAACAAGGACAGGTCCTCGCACGGGCTCAAGAACGTGACCCTCTCTCCCATATCTTCAGCGCAGCAGCACGCTGCCAGCATGCTGCGGTACGGGTACTTCAGCCATTGGGACATATACGGCATGAAGCCATACATGCGCTATACGCTTGTAGGCGGCCTGGGCTCCGTGCAGGAGAACGTCGCATATACGAAGTCAGGGGTAAAGGCCTGCCTTGGAACGCTGTGCACAAGCTACGGGAACCTAAACGTGACATCCTCATTGTCGCAGATGGAGTACAATATGGTGTACAACGATTCTGCCTGCTGCAACAACGGCCACAGGGACAACATACTCGATCCCAACCACAACCAGGTGTCGATAGGGATAGCATACAACAGCACAACTGTTTATTTCGTGGAGGACTTCATAAACAACTACATAACGTGGCTCAACAGCACCCCGTCAATCAACAACAACGACCAGATGGTGTTTGAAGGCGGGATAACCCCCGGGTACTCGCTCTCAACGATAGAGGTGAGCTACGACCAGCCGCTGCTCAACATGTCGCAGTCCCAGCTGGATCAGACGTCCGAATACGGATACGGGCAGCCTGTTGCTGGAATAGTAAGCAGCCCGGTTGACTACTATCCCTCGCTTACAACAATAGTTGCGGATACGTATTACATAAAGGGCAACGATTTCCTGGTTTCGTTCAACATGAACAAGCTCATCAAGGACAACGGCCCAGGTGAATACACGGTTTCCATCTGGCTCAACGGCACATCCGCAAACAACAGCTTCATAGGCTCAACATATACTATATTCGTCGACCAGAACGGCAACGTGTACCAGCCATCCAAAGTCTAG